In one Pseudodesulfovibrio tunisiensis genomic region, the following are encoded:
- a CDS encoding MlaE family ABC transporter permease, whose protein sequence is MAATTRKALASAQFLSTTLRPLIDDLGAMFLFFLDAVRLIFAGLGQIPKIVRQIYFIGVQSVTVIALIGLFTGMVMGMQLYFALSTFGADGFLGTGVALSMVRELAPVLTAIMLTGRAGSAMTAEIGVMRISEQVDALKIMDINPKRYLVAPKMAACIISFPILTAFFNLIALWGGWLTGVKLLGANAGVYWSRVQESLDWADIEGGFIKSLIFAMLVCTICCFEGYYTHERRGHAGPEGVSQSTTTAVVKSCVVILAADYVLTSLLW, encoded by the coding sequence ATGGCTGCAACCACTCGAAAAGCTCTTGCCTCGGCGCAATTTCTGAGCACAACACTGCGTCCCCTGATCGATGATCTGGGGGCCATGTTCCTGTTCTTTCTGGACGCTGTGCGCCTCATATTCGCCGGACTGGGCCAAATCCCCAAGATCGTGCGCCAGATCTACTTCATCGGCGTGCAATCCGTGACGGTCATTGCCCTCATCGGCCTGTTCACGGGCATGGTCATGGGCATGCAGCTCTATTTCGCCCTGTCCACCTTTGGCGCAGACGGCTTTCTGGGCACGGGTGTGGCCCTGTCCATGGTCCGTGAACTCGCGCCGGTGCTCACGGCCATCATGCTCACGGGCCGGGCCGGTTCGGCCATGACTGCGGAAATCGGGGTCATGCGCATCTCCGAACAGGTCGACGCGCTCAAGATCATGGACATCAACCCCAAGCGGTATCTCGTGGCCCCGAAAATGGCCGCGTGCATCATCAGCTTTCCGATTCTGACCGCGTTCTTCAATCTCATCGCGCTCTGGGGCGGCTGGCTCACGGGCGTGAAGCTGCTCGGCGCCAATGCTGGCGTATACTGGTCCCGAGTCCAGGAATCACTGGACTGGGCCGACATCGAAGGCGGATTCATCAAGTCCCTGATCTTCGCCATGCTGGTCTGCACCATCTGCTGCTTCGAGGGATACTACACGCACGAAAGACGGGGCCATGCCGGTCCCGAGGGCGTAAGCCAGTCAACCACAACCGCGGTGGTCAAGTCCTGCGTGGTCATTCTGGCCGCGGACTACGTGCTCACCTCCCTGCTCTGGTAG
- a CDS encoding ABC transporter ATP-binding protein yields MRETKAPSIRLENLAIGYKGIPVVSGLNLEFPGGKLSMVVGGSGCGKSTLLKHILQLQPPIKGKIFIGGHDVYGLSRRQGRCLRQRMGVLFQDGALLGSLRLGDNIALPLREHTRMKDAQIIDRVHHCLELVGLDHATHLFPAELSGGMRKRAGLARALVMDPQVLLCDEPTSGLDPILSAELDQMLLEMMRRFDMTMIVVTHDLESMRQLADHVVVLGEKRALFNGSSRELAETSDPYLRRFQDRMTEQRDSPRMTLPPIDPGLMKMDCSRLLGED; encoded by the coding sequence ATGCGCGAAACCAAGGCACCAAGCATACGGCTGGAGAATCTGGCCATCGGATACAAGGGCATTCCCGTGGTGAGCGGGCTGAATCTGGAATTTCCCGGCGGCAAGCTCTCCATGGTGGTCGGCGGGTCGGGCTGCGGCAAGTCCACCCTGCTCAAGCACATCCTCCAGTTGCAGCCGCCCATCAAGGGCAAGATTTTCATCGGCGGGCACGACGTGTACGGCCTGTCCCGCCGTCAGGGCAGATGCCTGCGCCAGCGCATGGGCGTGCTGTTTCAGGACGGCGCCCTGCTCGGCTCCCTCAGGCTCGGCGACAACATAGCCCTGCCCCTGCGCGAACACACGCGCATGAAGGATGCACAGATCATTGATCGGGTGCACCATTGTCTGGAACTCGTCGGACTGGACCACGCCACGCACCTGTTCCCGGCCGAACTCTCCGGCGGCATGCGCAAGCGGGCCGGACTGGCCCGCGCTCTGGTCATGGATCCGCAGGTTCTGCTCTGCGACGAGCCCACCTCGGGACTGGACCCCATCCTTTCCGCGGAGCTCGATCAGATGCTGCTCGAAATGATGCGTCGATTCGACATGACCATGATCGTGGTCACCCATGATCTGGAAAGCATGCGCCAGCTCGCCGACCACGTTGTGGTGCTCGGAGAGAAACGCGCCCTGTTCAACGGTTCCAGCCGGGAACTGGCCGAGACCTCGGACCCGTACCTGCGCCGTTTTCAGGACAGGATGACCGAACAGCGCGACTCGCCCAGAATGACCCTGCCGCCCATTGATCCGGGCCTGATGAAAATGGATTGCTCCCGCCTTCTCGGCGAGGACTAG
- a CDS encoding substrate-binding periplasmic protein gives MSRSIGFLIAAAMLLTALPAHAMTVFTVGVEDIRYYPHYTTHHGIYTGFSRAVLDDFARERGYRFEYIPLPVLRLYRQFLHGDTLDFKYPDNAQWQQTLRRGDTVYYSDPLAMARDGVIVLPTRETMHLNQLKRLGTVRGFTATRYENEIRHGKVHLSMSDDFSDLMNMVREGRVDGGFGSLAVARYQLEHILKNPRALHFAPNLPYTVVGFRLSTRRHPEIIRELNDYLLRHADRLRLLRRQYGIDPPGRTRQ, from the coding sequence GTGTCCCGATCCATCGGATTCCTGATTGCCGCAGCAATGCTGCTGACCGCCCTGCCTGCCCATGCCATGACCGTGTTCACGGTGGGCGTGGAGGACATCCGCTACTATCCTCATTATACAACGCATCACGGCATCTACACGGGATTCAGCCGGGCCGTGCTGGACGATTTCGCCCGGGAACGCGGCTACCGGTTCGAATACATCCCCCTGCCCGTGCTTCGCCTCTATCGCCAGTTTCTGCACGGCGACACCCTCGACTTCAAGTATCCGGACAATGCCCAGTGGCAGCAGACCCTGCGAAGGGGCGATACCGTGTACTATTCCGACCCGCTGGCCATGGCCCGGGACGGAGTCATCGTGCTCCCGACCCGCGAGACCATGCACCTGAACCAGCTCAAGCGACTTGGCACGGTGCGCGGATTCACGGCCACCAGATACGAAAACGAAATCCGGCACGGCAAAGTGCATCTGTCCATGAGCGACGATTTTTCCGATCTCATGAACATGGTCCGGGAAGGCCGGGTGGACGGCGGTTTCGGCTCTCTCGCCGTGGCCCGCTACCAGCTCGAACACATCCTGAAGAATCCGCGCGCCCTGCACTTTGCGCCCAACCTCCCCTACACCGTGGTCGGCTTCCGCCTTTCCACCCGACGCCACCCGGAAATCATCCGGGAACTGAACGACTACCTGCTGCGCCACGCGGACCGGCTTCGTCTGCTCCGTCGGCAGTACGGCATTGATCCCCCCGGACGCACACGCCAATGA
- a CDS encoding LexA family transcriptional regulator, whose translation MPKKKRTCDEAQQKWFEEVLDRIKKATGARTQVQLAEVLDVRQSSISDAKRRCSIPAEWFLKLYRSHGLSPDWLHDGAEPVYLNSSKAKVPADTVLRETPSPYGRMNSRGRVVAVSTMAGADTESEVWEPKHIEELSIPESFCLPNLHIVKVDSASMEPVIQRGAFVGIDPDQKDHPDGDLCAVYFPHQGLTIRRVYLQGDQFMLKAENEKYTDLTIPAEEMAQRTVGRVVWVLQNFTLL comes from the coding sequence ATGCCCAAGAAAAAAAGAACTTGTGACGAAGCCCAGCAGAAATGGTTCGAGGAAGTCCTGGACAGGATCAAGAAGGCCACCGGCGCCCGAACTCAGGTCCAGCTCGCCGAGGTCCTCGATGTTCGTCAGTCCAGCATTTCCGACGCCAAGCGTCGTTGCTCCATTCCTGCCGAGTGGTTCCTCAAGCTTTATCGCAGCCACGGCCTGTCCCCGGACTGGCTTCACGATGGCGCCGAGCCCGTGTACCTGAATTCCAGCAAGGCCAAGGTGCCCGCGGATACCGTCCTGCGCGAGACCCCGTCTCCCTATGGCCGCATGAACTCCCGTGGCCGTGTGGTCGCCGTGTCCACCATGGCCGGTGCCGATACGGAAAGTGAAGTGTGGGAGCCCAAGCACATCGAAGAGCTCTCCATTCCCGAGTCCTTCTGCCTGCCCAATCTGCACATCGTGAAGGTGGACAGCGCCAGCATGGAACCCGTGATTCAGCGTGGCGCGTTCGTGGGCATTGATCCGGATCAGAAGGATCATCCGGACGGAGACCTCTGCGCCGTCTACTTCCCGCATCAGGGCCTGACCATCCGCCGCGTCTACCTTCAGGGCGACCAGTTCATGCTCAAGGCCGAAAACGAAAAGTACACCGACCTCACCATTCCCGCCGAGGAAATGGCCCAGCGCACCGTGGGCCGCGTAGTCTGGGTGCTCCAGAACTTCACCCTGCTCTAG
- a CDS encoding HD domain-containing protein, protein MKRDTNTRLADFIFECGMLRKTPRTGYQFLGSGSENVAEHSFRTAVIGHILARMAGADVARTTYMCLFHDLHEARTGDFNYVNRIYNSSRRTEALEDAVLGTGLEEDVLGYWEELETTETLEARLAQDADQLDFIANLKEEADLGNKYADKWLELALERVRTEWGKELAKAIAETDQSDWWFLKPGRDWWTRKNGKSGKKSD, encoded by the coding sequence ATGAAAAGAGACACGAACACCCGGCTGGCAGATTTCATCTTCGAGTGCGGCATGCTCCGCAAGACCCCGCGCACCGGCTACCAGTTTCTGGGCTCGGGCTCGGAAAACGTGGCCGAACATTCCTTCCGCACCGCGGTCATCGGCCACATTCTGGCCAGGATGGCCGGGGCCGACGTGGCACGAACCACCTACATGTGCCTGTTTCACGACCTGCACGAGGCCAGAACCGGGGATTTCAACTACGTGAACCGCATCTACAATTCGTCCAGACGCACCGAAGCTCTGGAAGACGCCGTGCTCGGCACCGGGCTGGAAGAGGACGTGCTCGGTTACTGGGAGGAACTGGAAACCACCGAGACGCTGGAAGCCAGACTGGCCCAGGATGCCGATCAGCTCGACTTCATTGCCAATCTCAAGGAAGAGGCGGATCTGGGCAACAAGTATGCGGACAAATGGCTTGAACTCGCGCTGGAACGCGTGCGCACGGAATGGGGAAAGGAACTGGCCAAAGCCATTGCCGAGACTGATCAGAGCGACTGGTGGTTTCTGAAACCGGGTCGGGACTGGTGGACACGCAAGAACGGGAAAAGCGGCAAAAAGTCGGATTGA
- a CDS encoding tautomerase family protein: protein MPNIRLETWAGHLTTDKRREIVETFTRETCRMLGCVPEAVDVIITEIPKENWGTAGELCSEKFPDK, encoded by the coding sequence ATGCCGAACATCAGACTCGAAACCTGGGCCGGACACCTGACCACGGACAAGCGTCGCGAAATCGTGGAAACCTTCACGCGGGAAACCTGCCGCATGCTGGGATGCGTACCCGAGGCGGTCGACGTGATCATCACGGAAATTCCCAAGGAGAACTGGGGCACGGCAGGCGAGCTGTGCTCCGAGAAGTTCCCGGACAAGTAA
- a CDS encoding MlaA family lipoprotein — protein sequence MKVKITALALLMAALLLASGPAFADGSTLQGDQVAQFSDFDEVWSDSGHEVDQDAPKGPLVHDPLENWNRIWFYYNDAFYWGVAKPVAEAYAWAVPEPPRKCVRNFFTNLWAPVRFVNNILQGKFDAAYMEFSKFLANTSWGLLGVFDVTEGRPRNWMPERPTADGMGQTLGKAGIGHGVYLVWPFIGPSSIRETVGWVSDSYMDPITYGDFTFVEFMVIRGYKNLNQLSLELRGNEYETLTEGAIDPYTALRDAYIRYRAKKVQE from the coding sequence ATGAAAGTGAAAATCACGGCTCTGGCCCTTCTTATGGCCGCATTGCTTCTGGCTTCCGGCCCGGCCTTTGCCGACGGTTCCACTCTTCAGGGCGATCAGGTGGCCCAGTTCAGCGACTTCGACGAAGTCTGGTCCGACTCGGGCCATGAAGTGGATCAGGATGCGCCCAAGGGCCCACTGGTTCATGATCCGCTGGAAAACTGGAACCGCATCTGGTTCTACTACAACGACGCCTTCTACTGGGGCGTGGCCAAGCCCGTTGCCGAGGCCTATGCCTGGGCCGTTCCCGAGCCGCCGCGCAAGTGCGTGCGCAATTTCTTCACCAACCTTTGGGCGCCGGTCCGGTTCGTGAACAACATTCTTCAGGGCAAGTTCGACGCCGCGTACATGGAATTCTCCAAGTTTCTCGCCAACACCAGTTGGGGACTGCTCGGCGTGTTCGACGTGACCGAAGGCCGCCCGCGCAACTGGATGCCGGAGCGCCCCACTGCCGACGGCATGGGCCAGACCCTTGGCAAGGCCGGGATCGGACACGGCGTCTATCTTGTCTGGCCGTTCATCGGGCCGAGCTCCATTCGCGAGACCGTGGGCTGGGTTTCGGATTCCTACATGGATCCCATCACCTATGGCGACTTCACGTTCGTGGAGTTCATGGTCATTCGAGGCTACAAGAACCTGAATCAGCTTTCACTGGAACTGCGGGGCAACGAATACGAGACCCTGACCGAAGGGGCCATCGACCCGTATACCGCATTGCGCGACGCATACATCCGCTACCGCGCCAAGAAGGTTCAGGAATAG
- a CDS encoding ABC transporter substrate-binding protein, with protein sequence MTGKHAKCFRPGLILTQALCFLVLTCATVLAGPATGPTDRVKQGADELIQILKGPHFQNPAQHDEAIAILREAAEKYIDFEEVTKLTVGRKWLDMPEAQHKEITEAFIKLLERTYLKRIPTYNNEKVNYKKELLKGNRAMVLTEIVSGDKTISVNFRLKVIENQWMIYDVVAEGVSLVKNYRSQFAQILQDGTPDDLIARIRDRVKELDAKGDDETDKL encoded by the coding sequence ATGACAGGAAAGCACGCCAAATGTTTCCGGCCCGGGCTGATTCTGACCCAGGCCCTGTGTTTCCTCGTCCTGACCTGTGCCACGGTCCTTGCCGGACCAGCGACCGGCCCCACGGACAGGGTCAAGCAGGGCGCGGACGAACTCATCCAGATTCTCAAGGGCCCCCATTTCCAGAACCCGGCCCAGCATGACGAAGCCATTGCCATCCTGCGCGAGGCTGCGGAAAAATACATCGACTTCGAGGAAGTCACCAAGCTCACCGTGGGCCGCAAATGGCTGGACATGCCCGAGGCTCAGCACAAGGAAATCACCGAGGCGTTCATCAAGCTGCTGGAACGGACCTACCTCAAGCGGATTCCGACCTACAACAATGAAAAGGTCAACTACAAGAAGGAACTGCTCAAAGGCAACCGGGCCATGGTCTTGACGGAAATCGTCAGTGGAGATAAGACTATATCAGTTAATTTCCGGTTGAAAGTCATAGAAAACCAGTGGATGATCTATGACGTGGTTGCCGAAGGCGTGAGCCTTGTAAAGAATTATCGCAGTCAATTCGCGCAGATATTGCAGGACGGCACACCTGACGACCTGATCGCCCGCATTCGGGACCGCGTCAAGGAACTGGACGCAAAGGGCGATGACGAGACCGACAAATTGTAA
- the argJ gene encoding bifunctional glutamate N-acetyltransferase/amino-acid acetyltransferase ArgJ yields MKIPQGFRFSAAQAGFKHQGRYDLAAIVSDRPAIAAGVFTTNKFQAAPVLQCKALLAKSDTMRGFLANSGQANACTGEQGMENCRESLTMAAQALNLEADTLLPASTGVIGAHFDMDKWRNAMPELGRNLPTGTPEDAARAIMTTDTMPKIAEAGFQLDGGEVRLLGLCKGAGMISPNMATMLGFICCDANISAEAWQIMLRDCANLSFNRVTVDGDTSTNDCVLALANGASGVAIESEDDYMLLRKHLLEVMEELAYKIVMDAEGGTKVAFIEVAGARTDEDAELVARAVGNSPLVKTALFGCDPNWGRIVAAAGRSGANFRAEAMVLKIGGVLVFRNGTPEPGNMDDLLAPIMNERDIVISIRLGTGPGSAMLLASDLSRDYVSINADYRS; encoded by the coding sequence ATGAAGATACCCCAGGGATTCCGGTTCTCGGCCGCACAGGCCGGTTTCAAGCATCAGGGCAGATACGATCTCGCCGCCATTGTCAGCGACAGGCCCGCAATCGCGGCAGGCGTGTTCACCACCAACAAGTTTCAGGCCGCTCCGGTGCTGCAATGCAAGGCACTGCTCGCCAAATCCGACACCATGCGCGGATTTCTGGCCAATTCCGGACAGGCCAACGCCTGCACCGGAGAACAGGGCATGGAAAACTGCCGCGAAAGCCTGACCATGGCGGCTCAGGCCCTGAATCTGGAGGCCGACACGCTTCTGCCTGCATCCACGGGCGTGATCGGCGCACATTTCGACATGGACAAATGGCGAAACGCCATGCCCGAACTCGGCCGCAACCTGCCGACCGGTACTCCCGAGGACGCGGCGCGGGCCATCATGACCACGGACACCATGCCCAAGATCGCGGAAGCGGGTTTCCAGCTCGATGGCGGTGAAGTCCGACTGCTCGGCCTGTGCAAGGGCGCGGGCATGATCAGCCCGAACATGGCCACCATGCTCGGCTTCATCTGCTGCGACGCGAACATCTCGGCCGAGGCGTGGCAGATCATGCTCAGGGACTGCGCCAATCTTTCCTTCAATCGCGTGACCGTGGACGGCGACACCTCCACCAACGACTGCGTGCTGGCACTGGCCAACGGCGCATCCGGCGTGGCCATCGAATCCGAGGACGACTACATGCTGCTGCGCAAGCACCTGCTGGAAGTCATGGAGGAACTGGCCTACAAGATCGTCATGGATGCCGAGGGCGGCACCAAGGTGGCGTTCATCGAGGTGGCCGGAGCGCGGACCGACGAGGACGCGGAACTCGTGGCCCGGGCCGTGGGCAATTCCCCGCTGGTCAAGACCGCGCTGTTCGGCTGCGATCCGAACTGGGGCCGCATCGTGGCCGCGGCTGGCCGCTCCGGTGCAAACTTCCGGGCCGAAGCCATGGTCCTCAAGATCGGCGGCGTGCTCGTGTTCCGCAACGGCACCCCGGAACCCGGCAACATGGACGACCTGCTCGCCCCGATCATGAACGAACGAGACATCGTCATTTCCATCCGGCTGGGCACGGGACCGGGCAGCGCCATGCTGCTGGCCTCGGACCTGAGCCGGGATTACGTAAGCATCAACGCGGATTACCGCTCGTAA
- the mlaD gene encoding outer membrane lipid asymmetry maintenance protein MlaD, translating to MKMRKETAVGIFVLVGLVAVAYMSIQLGNVQLFSDKYYLLKANFTDVSGLKPNAPVQMYGVKMGYVSAIELDQEQGVARVLMMIDKEVELTDDAIASIKTSGLIGDKFIKITPGGVGDPVHPGDSLFETEPAIDLEDLISKFAFGKV from the coding sequence ATGAAAATGAGAAAGGAAACCGCGGTCGGCATATTCGTCCTCGTCGGACTGGTGGCGGTCGCATACATGAGCATACAGCTTGGCAACGTCCAGCTCTTTTCCGACAAGTACTACCTGCTCAAGGCCAACTTCACCGATGTCTCGGGTCTCAAGCCCAACGCCCCGGTGCAGATGTACGGAGTCAAGATGGGCTACGTATCCGCCATCGAACTCGATCAGGAACAGGGTGTGGCGCGCGTGCTCATGATGATTGACAAGGAAGTGGAACTCACGGACGATGCCATAGCTTCGATCAAGACCAGCGGTCTGATCGGCGACAAGTTCATCAAGATAACTCCGGGCGGCGTGGGCGACCCCGTGCATCCCGGCGACTCGCTCTTCGAGACCGAACCCGCCATCGACCTTGAGGACCTCATCAGCAAATTCGCATTCGGAAAGGTGTAA
- a CDS encoding metallophosphoesterase family protein produces the protein MLIAAISDTHMGQPPAWLDRVYDKYLASADVLLHCGDITSFSTWSYFLQHPNFTAVRGNCDWDPQLADSLDTSATLEIRGLTIGMTHGWGPRPQVSVKVAQAFGASYDLVFHGHTHQRLWQVIEGVQICNPGSLGESGSLALVTVHPDKSFSCEFVTVDA, from the coding sequence ATGCTCATCGCCGCCATTTCCGATACCCACATGGGCCAGCCGCCTGCGTGGCTGGATCGCGTATATGACAAGTACCTCGCGTCTGCCGATGTACTCCTGCACTGCGGGGACATCACGTCCTTCAGCACATGGTCCTACTTTCTCCAGCATCCCAACTTCACGGCCGTGCGCGGCAATTGCGACTGGGATCCGCAGCTTGCGGATTCGCTCGACACCTCCGCCACTCTGGAAATCCGGGGATTGACCATCGGCATGACCCACGGCTGGGGACCGCGACCGCAAGTGTCGGTCAAGGTTGCTCAGGCCTTCGGCGCATCCTATGATCTGGTCTTTCACGGCCATACCCACCAGCGCCTCTGGCAGGTCATCGAAGGTGTGCAGATATGCAATCCCGGATCGCTCGGCGAGTCCGGATCGCTTGCGCTCGTCACTGTCCATCCGGACAAGTCCTTCAGTTGCGAATTCGTCACCGTGGACGCCTAG